In Penaeus vannamei isolate JL-2024 chromosome 15, ASM4276789v1, whole genome shotgun sequence, the following are encoded in one genomic region:
- the LOC113828626 gene encoding nitric oxide synthase, salivary gland-like yields the protein MVKKACPAHPQRLANFSLKKEVVDTLQSQTNEEGVCSGRVCGGSLMNIRRMSLAPRPPALVLAHAKTFLDQYYRDIQGYDSAEHKGRWQEVSRSVAKRGTYDLTFDELVFGAKLAWRNAPRCVGRMQWKRLQVFDARHITTAQEMFEAICKHLEYATDGGNLRSTLTVFPQRQSGRRDFRVWNPQLIAYAGYRADDGSVTGDPAWAEFTQVCQELGWQGGGGRFDVLPLVVSTPTEEPQWFDIPDDLVLRVALEHPKYDWFGALGLEWFALPAVSGMMLDCGGVEFTAAPFNGWYLSSEIASRDLCDAQRYNIIKEVGDKLGLDTRTPVTLWKDQAALEVNIAVLHSYQQAKVTLVDHHTVSESFMQFFANEHRERGGCPADWVWIVPPISGSLTPVFHQEMSLYYLKPAYEYQELAWVAFHKQNRMLSGEDGEPGGGRQRLTFRMVALAVWFSSVLYTRALSRRVRATILYATETGKSQTFAHELADVFRKNFSVQVRNMKEYEASALKDERFLLVVAPTAGNGDPPLQAQDFVKDLYEDMMPDAEQQKWTFREHYNDFKINGLTDDPKEQQQKQTSRVVEKRQQERKRGVLSSWISRLTLRKSSYDLVGHSNGHVTDGRDRTIYFAVFALGASNYKYFCAFGRYMDHLLGQVGGTRVLGVSCGDDLDDQRKAFARWSSSVLKAASEVFQVDGDPVQVEEEVTRPDQVKLSPAVQADSLVEGLTRAHKREVYQCVVVEMKTLYERPLRWVGQMVLKPTQGRAQYDPGDHVGVLAANPREMVTSVLRRVRNSPAADAPVRLLLRRQTGTWVPHPQLPATTLQELLARYVDLSAPPSQGLLFLLASCAANNQQAARLSALATDTQQYQKWRAAHCPSLPDVLAEFPSISVDAALLLARLPPLRPRLYSISSDRSVHGDRVHLTVGSIEFRAEGGEGPVHLGLTSGFLKGLKAGDTLEVFTNKAPNFSLPEDPSLPILLVATGVGVAPFRSYWHHLNHRLKTTGERRKVTLYFGCRSHKEDLYYEEKASMLRSGALTHTHLALSREPRLPKTYVQDLLLVDGREVYRQLVVEGGYIYMCGNDVVSEGVHKALRAILQDHGNLTEAEAEDLMARLKEERRYREEYCSTL from the exons ATGGTGAAGAAGGCGTGTCCGGCGCACCCGCAGCGCCTCGCGAACTTCTCCCTGAAGAAGGAAGTGGTGGACACCCTCCAGTCGCAGACGAACGAG GAAGGCGTGTGCTCGGGCCGCGTGTGTGGCGGCTCCCTCATGAACATCAGGCGGATGAGTCTGgcgccgcgcccgcccgccctcgtccTCGCCCACGCCAAGACCTTCCTCGACCAGTACTACAGGGACATCCAAGG GTACGACAGCGCGGAACACAAAGGCCGCTGGCAAGAGGTTTCGCGCAGTGTTGCCAAGCGCGGCACGTACGACCTGACCTTCGACGAGCTGGTCTTCGGCGCCAAGCTCGCCTGGAGGAACGCCCCGCGGTGCGTCGGCCGCATGCAGTGGAAGAGGCTGCAG GTGTTCGATGCTCGGCACATCACGACGGCCCAGGAAATGTTTGAGGCGATCTGCAAGCACCTCGAATACGCGACCGACGGAGGCAATCTCAG gTCGACGCTGACGGTGTTCCCGCAGCGCCAGTCCGGCCGCCGCGACTTCCGCGTGTGGAACCCGCAGCTGATCGCTTACGCCGGCTACCGCGCCGACGACGGGAGCGTGACCGGCGACCCCGCGTGGGCCGAGTTCACGCAG GTGTGCCAGGAGCTGGGCTGGCAGGGCGGAGGCGGGCGGTTCGACGTGCTCCCGCTGGTCGTGTCGACGCCCACCGAGGAGCCCCAGTGGTTCGACATCCCCGACGACCTCGTTCTGCGGGTCGCCCTGGAACACCCGAA gtaCGACTGGTTCGGGGCGCTCGGGCTGGAATGGTTCGCGCTGCCTGCCGTGTCGGGCATGATGCTGGACTGCGGCGGCGTCGAGTTCACCGCCGCGCCCTTCAACGGCTGGTACCTGTCGTCCGAGATCGCCAGCAGGGACCTCTGCGACGCCCAGCGCTACAACATCATCAAG gaGGTGGGAGACAAACTCGGGCTGGACACTCGCACGCCCGTCACGCTGTGGAAGGACCAGGCTGCGCTCGAGGTCAACATTGCGGTGCTGCATTCGTACCAG caagCGAAGGTGACGCTGGTCGACCACCACACCGTGTCCGAGTCCTTCATGCAGTTCTTCGCCAACGAGCACCGGGAGCGAGGCGGGTGCCCTGCCGACTGGGTGTGGATCGTGCCGCCCATCTCGGGCTCCCTCACGCCCGTCTTCCACCAGGAGATGTCCCTGTACTACCTGAAGCCCGCCTACGAGTACCAGGAGCTGGCCTGGGTGGCCTTCCACAAACAGAACCGGATGCTGAGCGGCGAAGACGGCGAGCCCGGAGGGGGCAGGCAGCGGCTGACCTTCAGGATGGTCGCCTT GGCAGTGTGGTTCAGCAGCGTCCTGTACACGCGGGCGCTGAGCAGGAGGGTCCGCGCGACCATCCTCTACGCCACGGAAACAGGAAAGTCTCAGACATTTGCGCACGAACTCGCTGACGTGTTCAGGAAGAACTTCAGTGTTCAG GTCCGCAACATGAAGGAGTACGAGGCGAGCGCCCTCAAGGACGAGCGCTTCCTGCTGGTGGTGGCCCCGACGGCGGGCAATGGCGACCCTCCTCTGCAGGCTCAG GATTTCGTGAAGGACCTGTACGAAGACATGATGCCAGACGCGGAGCAGCAGAA GTGGACCTTCCGGGAGCACTACAACGATTTTAAGAT TAACGGGTTAACAGACGACCcgaaggagcagcagcagaagcagaccTCGCGGGTGGTAGAGAAGCGGCAGCAAGAGCGGAAGCGGGGAGTCCTCAGCAGCTGGATCAGCCGCCTCACGCTCAGGAAATCCTCGTACGACCTTGTAGGACACTCCAACGGCCATGTGACGGATGGGAGAGATAGAACCATCTA CTTCGCCGTGTTCGCCCTGGGCGCCAGCAACTACAAGTACTTCTGCGCCTTCGGGAGGTACATGGACCACCTCCTGGGGCAGGTGGGCGGGACGCGGGTCCTGGGCGTGTCGTGCGGCGACGACCTCGACGACCAGAGGAAGGCCTTCGCCAGGTGGTCGTCCAGCGTGCTCAAG GCAGCGAGTGAGGTGTTCCAGGTGGACGGTGACCCCGtgcaggtggaggaagaggtcaCAAGGCCAGACCAGGTCAAGTTGTCTCCAGCAGTGCAGGCTGACTCCCTCGTAGAAG GCCTAACGCGAGCTCACAAGAGGGAAGTGTACCAGTGTGTCGTGGTGGAGATGAAGACGCTTTACGAAAGGCCGCTGAG GTGGGTTGGCCAGATGGTCCTGAAGCCGACGCAGGGGCGCGCGCAGTACGACCCCGGCGACCACGTGGGCGTCCTGGCGGCCAATCCGCGCGAGATGGTCACGTCGGTCCTACGGCGCGTGCGCAACAGCCCCGCCGCCGACGCGCCCgtgcgcctcctccttcgccggcAGACCG GTACGTGGGTTCCTCACCCGCAGCTGCCGGCGACGACGCTGCAGGAGCTTCTGGCGAGGTACGTGGACCTCTCCGCGCCGCCGTCGCAGGGCCTGCTGTTCCTGCTCGCCTCCTGCGCCGCCAACAACCAGCAGGCAGCCCGGCTCTCGGCGCTGGCCACG GACACGCAGCAATACCAGAAGTGGCGCGCTGCCCACTGCCCGAGCCTTCCAGACGTCCTGGCAGAGTTCCCGAGCATCTCCGTGGACGCCGCCCTCCTGCTGGCCCGTCTGCCGCCCCTCCGCCCGCGCCTCTACTCCATCAGCTCCGACCGCAGCGTCCACGGCGACCGCGTCCACCTCACTGTCGGCAGCATTGAGTTCAGGGCGGAAG GCGGCGAAGGACCTGTCCATCTGGGCCTCACTTCCGGCTTCTTGAAGGGACTCAAGGCCGGAGACACGCTGGAGGTGTTTACCAACAA GGCGCCGAACTTCAGCCTGCCGGAGGACCCGAGTCTGCCCATCCTCCTGGTGGCCACCGGCGTCGGCGTCGCCCCCTTCAGGAGCTACTGGCACCACCTCAACCACAGACTCAAGACGACCG GCGAGCGGCGGAAGGTGACGCTGTACTTCGGCTGCAGGAGCCACAAGGAGGACCTGTACTACGAGGAGAAGGCGTCCATGCTGCGGTCGGgcgcgctcacgcacacgcacctcGCGCTGTCCAGGGAGCCGCGCCTTCCCAAG ACGTACGTGCAAGACCTCTTATTAGTGGACGGACGTGAAGTATACAGACAGTTGGTGGTGGAAGGCGGCTACATCTACATGTGCGGAAATGACGTGGTGTCCGAGGGAGTCCACAAGGCGCTCAGGGCGATCTTGCAGGACCACGGCAACCTGACGGAGGCCGAGGCGGAAGACCTCATGGCCAGACTCAAG GAGGAGAGGCGATACAGAGAAGAATATTGTTCCACTCTTTGA